A stretch of Leptospira sp. WS39.C2 DNA encodes these proteins:
- a CDS encoding response regulator transcription factor, with the protein MKNILVIEDDPDIGNLIRKSLDSAHYTTSVFENGEDGLKFYKSNHPDLVILDLSLPDIDGMEICRSIRKSDESTPIFILSARTEEIDRIMGLELGADDYITKPFSVRELKTRVDVFFRRWDKKIGIKPNVGQAGEIIRGALKIDSIRRRVTLNENIINISRKEFDILQLLAGSPGKVFSREMILESVWGVEWDGFERMIDSHIKRIRSKLEKNSAQPEWIETIWGIGYRFTDNFENIVVPD; encoded by the coding sequence ATGAAAAATATTTTGGTAATTGAGGACGATCCGGACATCGGGAACCTAATCCGGAAATCTCTCGATTCAGCTCACTACACCACCTCCGTTTTTGAAAATGGCGAAGATGGATTGAAATTTTATAAATCCAATCATCCTGATTTAGTGATTCTTGACCTTTCACTTCCAGACATTGATGGTATGGAAATCTGCCGTAGCATTCGGAAATCAGACGAAAGTACTCCAATTTTTATCCTTTCTGCTAGAACGGAAGAAATTGATAGGATCATGGGACTCGAGTTAGGTGCTGATGATTATATCACAAAACCATTTTCCGTTCGCGAACTCAAAACTCGTGTGGACGTTTTTTTTAGACGTTGGGATAAAAAAATTGGAATCAAACCAAATGTTGGCCAAGCGGGTGAAATCATTCGTGGTGCCTTAAAGATTGATTCCATTCGTCGTCGTGTTACGTTAAACGAAAACATCATCAACATCTCCCGTAAAGAATTCGATATTTTACAACTACTCGCTGGATCACCTGGAAAAGTTTTTTCTCGCGAAATGATTTTAGAATCAGTTTGGGGAGTGGAATGGGATGGTTTTGAAAGGATGATTGATAGCCATATCAAACGGATTCGTTCTAAACTGGAAAAAAATTCTGCTCAACCAGAATGGATTGAAACCATTTGGGGAATTGGGTATCGTTTCACCGACAATTTTGAAAACATAGTTGTACCCGATTAA
- a CDS encoding type II toxin-antitoxin system VapC family toxin, which translates to MKYLLDTHSYLWILFEPENLSKKVLRIVENSEKELYLSVVSSWEMIIKFKIGKLKLPNSPAKIVSESLVAIDCKILEITTAHIFGLLNLPDLHKDPFDRILVCQSNHEKLPMLTKDSLITQYKVNAIW; encoded by the coding sequence TTGAAGTATTTACTCGACACACATTCATATTTATGGATATTATTTGAACCAGAAAATTTATCTAAAAAGGTTCTGCGAATTGTCGAAAATTCAGAAAAAGAATTGTATTTGAGTGTTGTAAGTAGCTGGGAAATGATCATTAAGTTTAAAATAGGAAAATTAAAATTACCCAATTCTCCCGCGAAAATCGTTTCTGAATCACTCGTTGCAATCGATTGTAAGATTTTAGAGATAACAACGGCACACATATTTGGTCTTCTCAATTTACCAGATTTACATAAAGATCCCTTTGATCGTATTCTAGTTTGTCAATCTAATCATGAAAAGTTACCAATGCTAACCAAAGATTCGCTCATCACTCAGTATAAAGTAAATGCAATTTGGTGA
- a CDS encoding SRPBCC domain-containing protein, which yields MELKTKVIAEDGKQELTIEREFDLPASLVYKAHTEPELIEQWMGNKVIQFEKRNHGSYVLETKSPEGVVLFRANGVLLNLIEDKSFVRTFEMENTGFPIQLEFFTFETITENKSKLTMQIVFKSVEQRDQLLKMPFAQGINMAHNRLETITKQTLA from the coding sequence ATGGAACTGAAAACTAAAGTGATCGCCGAGGACGGCAAACAAGAGTTAACGATTGAACGTGAGTTTGATTTACCCGCTTCTCTTGTTTATAAGGCTCATACAGAGCCAGAACTCATCGAACAATGGATGGGAAACAAGGTAATCCAATTTGAAAAACGTAATCATGGAAGTTATGTATTGGAAACAAAATCTCCTGAAGGTGTCGTACTCTTTCGTGCCAATGGAGTATTACTGAACCTAATTGAGGACAAAAGTTTTGTCCGCACTTTTGAAATGGAAAACACAGGATTCCCAATCCAACTTGAGTTTTTTACCTTCGAAACAATTACCGAAAACAAATCCAAACTCACAATGCAAATTGTATTCAAATCTGTAGAACAAAGAGACCAGTTATTGAAAATGCCATTTGCCCAAGGGATCAATATGGCTCACAACCGATTGGAAACGATAACAAAACAAACTTTAGCTTAA
- the pnuC gene encoding nicotinamide riboside transporter PnuC: protein MEQILFLKQYFFLEFTIFTWIGYSFSLLEFLGTTSGLVCVYLASRNHILTWPIGIFNSICFFFLFFQIQLYSDMLLQIYFFGSSIYGWIIWRKRTGQFTKIVSLGREKNLLVLFLILSGTIGLGYFTKHLPIWFPQVFQKPPDFLYWDSFTTVTSIIANLLLAQRKLESWFLWVFVDIVCIVIYSLKNIPFVTLEYGIFLLIAFYGSWHWYQEYRENLKSSTLSV from the coding sequence ATGGAACAAATCCTTTTTTTGAAACAATATTTTTTTTTAGAATTTACCATCTTTACATGGATTGGGTATTCTTTCTCTTTATTGGAATTTTTAGGCACTACTTCTGGACTCGTTTGTGTGTATCTAGCCTCCAGAAATCATATCCTCACCTGGCCAATTGGAATCTTTAACTCTATCTGTTTTTTCTTTTTATTTTTCCAAATCCAATTGTATTCGGATATGTTATTACAAATTTATTTTTTTGGTTCTAGTATTTATGGATGGATTATATGGAGGAAACGAACTGGACAATTTACGAAGATTGTTTCGTTAGGAAGAGAAAAAAATCTTTTGGTACTATTTCTGATTCTTTCTGGGACCATCGGCCTTGGATACTTTACAAAACACTTACCGATTTGGTTTCCACAAGTATTTCAGAAACCACCAGACTTTTTGTATTGGGATTCATTTACAACCGTAACAAGTATCATCGCCAATCTGTTACTTGCGCAGAGGAAACTGGAATCATGGTTTTTGTGGGTATTTGTAGATATTGTCTGTATAGTAATTTACTCGTTAAAAAATATTCCTTTTGTAACACTTGAATACGGGATCTTTTTACTCATTGCCTTTTATGGGTCTTGGCATTGGTATCAGGAATATCGGGAGAATCTAAAATCTTCGACACTTTCCGTATAA
- a CDS encoding DoxX family protein: MSEKTKKILYWFFTLWLSLGMVSTGIVQLIKLPEEVEKINQLGYPTYFLTILGVWKLLGVVAVLVPKFQLLKEWAYAGFFFAMSGASISHIICGHPITEVLPSVLLLSLTVISWYLRPENRRIKR; encoded by the coding sequence ATGTCAGAGAAAACAAAAAAAATTCTATATTGGTTCTTTACCCTTTGGTTATCACTTGGTATGGTTTCTACAGGTATCGTCCAACTCATCAAACTTCCCGAAGAAGTGGAAAAAATAAACCAATTGGGTTACCCTACTTATTTTCTTACGATCTTAGGTGTTTGGAAACTATTGGGTGTCGTAGCTGTACTTGTGCCAAAATTTCAGTTACTCAAGGAATGGGCGTATGCTGGTTTTTTCTTTGCCATGTCTGGTGCGTCTATTTCTCACATTATTTGTGGGCATCCCATAACTGAAGTTTTACCTTCCGTTTTACTCTTAAGCCTAACAGTGATATCATGGTACTTACGTCCTGAAAATCGCAGAATAAAAAGATAA
- a CDS encoding class I SAM-dependent methyltransferase yields MKRFLKQKQTGFGKNGKEFGSEYWSEIYGNGLDVDGSYNAKQHADYLKSLFQLMEIPVYKIADFGFGKGILLREMVKVFSPVKVYAVDASKEAYDELKKKDWVKRSDKFHIYHESLETLVLPKLEKEPVELGICNSVIQYLPDNQIPAVLEKIAKYCNYLYFTVPTNEDYAVMKQEMSFVDPYAFSRTKKKYRKWISRDFEIVGYNLLQSKWLGEKGFKEDFFRID; encoded by the coding sequence ATGAAGAGGTTCTTAAAACAAAAACAAACTGGTTTTGGAAAAAATGGTAAAGAGTTTGGAAGTGAATATTGGTCTGAAATTTATGGAAATGGGCTCGACGTTGATGGATCATATAACGCCAAACAACATGCAGACTATCTAAAATCTCTTTTCCAATTAATGGAGATTCCTGTTTATAAAATTGCTGACTTTGGATTTGGGAAGGGAATCCTCCTTCGTGAGATGGTTAAGGTATTTTCACCAGTGAAAGTATATGCCGTTGATGCATCAAAAGAAGCTTATGACGAACTGAAAAAAAAAGATTGGGTCAAACGATCTGACAAATTTCATATTTACCATGAATCTTTAGAAACACTAGTTTTGCCAAAATTGGAAAAAGAACCAGTGGAACTTGGGATTTGTAATTCCGTCATCCAATACTTACCTGATAACCAAATTCCAGCCGTATTGGAAAAAATAGCAAAATATTGTAATTATTTATATTTTACTGTTCCAACAAATGAAGATTATGCGGTTATGAAACAAGAAATGTCTTTTGTAGACCCTTATGCATTTTCTAGAACCAAAAAAAAGTATAGGAAGTGGATTTCAAGGGACTTTGAAATTGTTGGTTATAATCTTTTGCAAAGCAAATGGCTTGGCGAAAAAGGCTTTAAGGAAGATTTTTTCCGAATCGATTGA
- a CDS encoding aconitate hydratase produces the protein MAFDIEMIAARYSKMEAAITQARKIVGRPLTLTEKILYNHLWDGNPSKSFGRGADYVDFAPDRVAMQDATAQMALLQFMQAGRKKVAVPSTVHCDHLITAKEESGKDLGIAVTENKEVYDFLSSVSNKYGIGFWKPGAGIIHQVVLENYAFPGGMMIGTDSHTVNAGGLGMVAIGVGGADACDVMAGLPWELKWPKAIGVKLTGKLNGWTSAKDVILKVAGILTVKGGTGAIVEYFGPGAEALSCTGKGTICNMGAEIGATTSTFGYDESMERYLRSTNRADVADLANKYKAHLTADPEVYVDPSKYFDQVIEIDLDTLEPYVNGPFTPDLATPISKMKEEAEKNGWPLKVEVGLIGSCTNSSYEDISRAASLAKQVASKGLKTKAEFTITPGSELVRYTIARDGFIDTFNQIGAKVFSNACGPCIGMWSRVGAEKKEKNTIVHSFNRNFQARQDGNPNTYAFVASPEITTALAIAGNLGFNPLTDTLTNEKGEQVKLDPPTGEELPSKGFAVEDAGYVAPAADGSGVQVIVDPSSTRLQLLAPFKAWEGTDLKGLKLLIKAKGKCTTDHISMAGPWLKFRGHLDNISNNLLIGATNFFNGKTNEVKNQLTGNYEPVPQTQRAYKAQGIGSIVVGDENYGEGSSREHAAMEPRHLGVRAVLVKSFARIHETNLKKQGMLALTFANKDDYDKIQEEDLIDIIGLTSFQEGKPLSLVLNHKDGKKDEIQVNHTYNAQQIEWFKAGAALNLMKA, from the coding sequence ATGGCATTTGATATAGAAATGATCGCGGCTCGTTATTCCAAAATGGAAGCGGCCATCACACAAGCCAGGAAGATTGTGGGTCGACCCCTCACTCTCACAGAAAAGATTTTATACAACCACCTTTGGGATGGAAACCCTTCCAAAAGTTTTGGACGTGGTGCCGATTATGTTGACTTTGCTCCAGACCGAGTGGCCATGCAAGATGCAACAGCACAGATGGCACTTTTGCAGTTCATGCAAGCAGGTCGTAAAAAAGTGGCAGTGCCTTCAACAGTACACTGTGACCACTTAATCACAGCAAAAGAAGAATCAGGCAAAGACCTTGGGATTGCTGTTACAGAAAACAAAGAAGTTTATGATTTTTTATCTTCCGTTTCCAATAAATACGGAATTGGGTTCTGGAAACCAGGTGCTGGGATCATCCACCAAGTGGTTTTAGAAAACTATGCATTCCCAGGTGGGATGATGATCGGAACTGACTCCCATACAGTGAATGCTGGTGGACTTGGAATGGTTGCGATTGGTGTTGGTGGAGCTGACGCTTGTGATGTGATGGCTGGTCTCCCTTGGGAACTGAAATGGCCAAAAGCAATTGGTGTCAAACTCACAGGAAAACTGAATGGTTGGACTTCTGCAAAAGATGTCATTTTAAAAGTAGCAGGGATTCTCACTGTAAAAGGGGGAACTGGTGCGATTGTAGAATACTTTGGCCCAGGTGCGGAAGCTCTTTCTTGTACGGGAAAAGGTACAATTTGTAACATGGGTGCCGAAATTGGTGCCACCACTTCTACTTTCGGTTATGATGAATCAATGGAACGTTACCTTCGTTCTACTAACAGAGCTGATGTGGCAGATCTTGCCAATAAATACAAAGCACATTTAACAGCTGACCCAGAAGTGTATGTTGACCCATCAAAGTACTTCGACCAAGTGATTGAAATTGACCTCGACACTCTTGAGCCTTATGTAAATGGACCTTTCACTCCTGACCTTGCCACTCCGATTTCTAAGATGAAAGAAGAAGCGGAAAAAAATGGATGGCCACTCAAAGTCGAAGTGGGTCTTATCGGATCTTGTACAAACTCATCGTATGAAGACATCTCTCGTGCAGCATCTCTTGCCAAACAAGTAGCTTCTAAAGGTCTCAAAACCAAAGCAGAATTTACCATCACTCCAGGTTCTGAACTTGTAAGATACACAATTGCACGTGATGGATTTATCGATACCTTCAACCAAATTGGCGCAAAAGTATTCTCCAATGCTTGTGGACCTTGTATTGGAATGTGGTCCCGTGTAGGTGCTGAGAAAAAGGAAAAGAACACAATTGTTCACTCCTTCAATCGTAACTTCCAAGCACGCCAAGACGGAAACCCAAACACGTATGCATTTGTTGCTTCACCAGAAATCACAACAGCACTTGCGATTGCAGGGAATTTAGGTTTTAACCCACTCACGGATACTTTAACTAACGAAAAAGGGGAACAGGTAAAACTAGACCCTCCTACGGGAGAAGAACTTCCGAGCAAAGGTTTTGCTGTTGAAGATGCGGGTTATGTAGCTCCTGCAGCTGACGGATCTGGTGTCCAAGTGATTGTAGATCCAAGTTCCACTAGACTCCAACTCCTTGCACCATTCAAAGCATGGGAAGGTACAGACCTCAAAGGTCTGAAACTCCTCATCAAAGCCAAAGGAAAATGTACAACAGACCATATCTCAATGGCGGGCCCTTGGTTAAAATTCCGTGGTCACTTGGATAATATTTCCAACAACCTTCTCATTGGTGCGACAAACTTCTTCAATGGCAAAACCAATGAAGTGAAAAACCAACTGACTGGTAACTACGAACCAGTCCCACAAACCCAAAGGGCTTACAAAGCACAAGGGATTGGATCGATTGTCGTTGGGGATGAAAACTACGGAGAAGGGTCTTCCAGAGAACACGCAGCTATGGAGCCAAGGCATTTAGGTGTTCGAGCAGTGCTTGTGAAATCGTTTGCTCGTATCCACGAAACAAACTTAAAAAAACAAGGGATGCTTGCACTTACCTTTGCAAACAAAGATGACTACGATAAAATCCAAGAAGAAGATTTGATCGACATCATCGGACTCACTTCATTCCAAGAAGGAAAACCACTCAGTTTGGTTCTCAATCATAAAGATGGAAAAAAAGATGAGATCCAAGTGAACCATACCTATAATGCGCAACAAATTGAATGGTTCAAAGCAGGAGCTGCTTTGAACTTGATGAAAGCGTAA
- a CDS encoding amino acid--tRNA ligase-related protein — protein sequence MQVLPKETLIFRSKVLQSVREILSRNEFLEVDTPTLKPIVGMEPYLDPFEVRSPSGKEKGYLITSPEYSLKQMMAKGLTRIFELAHTYRSGEVGSSFHTKEFLMLELYAEGMDDEVLRHFTEKFLRELILTVGETKLHNKLSKPGFIRHFSVQSVFLIQLGHGFERENLIPTIIKQKLTSASFEELQTWQYEDLFFLVFLNCIEPKLGEGIVFLYDYPPECAALARIEKGVAKRFEIYWDGLELANAFYELNDPKEQRKRFIGEQELRANLGKEVFPIDEDFVTALGNGFPNCSGISIGMDRLMLKLLGKNGLAEVSPYWMEL from the coding sequence TTGCAGGTTCTACCAAAAGAGACACTCATTTTTCGATCAAAAGTATTACAATCTGTGCGAGAGATTCTCTCACGAAACGAATTTTTGGAAGTGGATACTCCCACTCTGAAACCCATCGTCGGCATGGAACCATACCTTGATCCTTTTGAAGTGCGTTCTCCTTCCGGGAAAGAAAAAGGGTATCTCATCACTTCTCCTGAGTACAGCCTAAAACAGATGATGGCAAAGGGCCTTACTCGTATCTTTGAGTTGGCCCATACCTACAGGTCAGGGGAAGTGGGGAGTTCGTTTCATACCAAAGAGTTTCTGATGTTAGAACTCTATGCAGAAGGTATGGATGATGAAGTGCTCAGGCATTTTACAGAAAAATTTTTACGTGAATTGATATTGACTGTTGGCGAAACAAAACTACACAACAAACTTTCCAAACCAGGTTTTATCCGTCATTTTTCAGTACAGTCAGTGTTTCTCATCCAACTTGGGCATGGATTTGAAAGAGAAAATTTGATCCCGACTATCATCAAACAAAAGTTAACCTCCGCATCTTTTGAGGAATTGCAAACTTGGCAATATGAAGATTTGTTCTTTTTGGTGTTTTTAAATTGTATCGAACCTAAACTCGGGGAAGGAATTGTGTTTTTGTATGATTACCCCCCAGAATGTGCAGCACTTGCTAGAATTGAGAAGGGAGTTGCCAAACGATTTGAAATTTATTGGGACGGACTCGAACTTGCCAATGCTTTTTACGAATTGAATGATCCAAAAGAACAAAGAAAACGTTTTATAGGCGAACAAGAGTTACGTGCCAATTTGGGGAAAGAAGTATTTCCTATTGATGAAGATTTTGTTACTGCTCTCGGGAATGGATTTCCCAATTGTTCGGGGATCTCCATCGGGATGGATAGGCTTATGTTAAAACTTTTGGGGAAAAACGGACTCGCAGAAGTGAGCCCGTATTGGA
- a CDS encoding FlgO family outer membrane protein gives MNMLPHLVWKLRFNIIIFNLFLFSLSACYLGEERETKPKKPTVPPLEQLAISLSEKGFYFQPVRLVVLTFLDNEGKKSPYGDILAEKLTTELVKKDRFQILDRLANQKVLKEAGLSLDSPTDTATLRKIGEVLKLDVIITGIVTPYQDGVFVNTRLIEIKTGLILKADEVYVRIDG, from the coding sequence ATGAATATGTTACCTCACTTGGTATGGAAGTTGCGTTTTAATATTATCATTTTTAATCTCTTTTTATTTTCACTAAGCGCTTGTTATCTGGGAGAAGAAAGAGAAACCAAACCTAAAAAACCAACAGTTCCTCCCTTAGAACAATTGGCGATTTCCTTATCCGAAAAAGGTTTTTATTTCCAACCAGTAAGACTTGTTGTTTTGACATTTTTAGACAACGAAGGGAAAAAAAGTCCATACGGTGATATCCTTGCAGAGAAACTGACCACGGAACTTGTGAAAAAGGACCGTTTTCAAATTTTAGATCGTTTGGCAAACCAAAAGGTTTTAAAAGAAGCAGGCCTTAGTTTGGATTCTCCCACTGATACTGCCACCTTGCGTAAAATAGGTGAGGTGCTGAAATTGGATGTCATCATCACAGGAATTGTTACTCCTTACCAAGATGGTGTTTTTGTCAACACTCGACTCATCGAAATTAAAACAGGGCTCATCCTAAAGGCTGATGAAGTTTATGTCCGGATCGACGGTTGA
- a CDS encoding ArsR/SmtB family transcription factor, whose product MDLRRDVFQAIADPTRRAILLLVATQSMTAGAIASQFDTKRPTISKHLLILTECDLLQREPIGREMYYHLNPHKMKEIAHFIEPFRKLWDDRFNKLESVMKQYKPKA is encoded by the coding sequence ATGGATTTACGAAGAGATGTTTTTCAGGCAATTGCAGATCCCACAAGGCGGGCCATCCTACTTCTTGTGGCCACCCAGTCTATGACTGCGGGCGCAATCGCTTCCCAGTTTGATACGAAACGACCGACCATTTCCAAACACCTTCTCATCTTAACCGAATGTGATTTGTTACAACGAGAACCCATCGGCCGTGAAATGTACTACCACTTAAACCCACATAAGATGAAGGAAATTGCCCATTTCATTGAACCATTCCGTAAACTTTGGGACGACAGGTTTAACAAACTAGAATCCGTAATGAAACAATATAAACCGAAGGCATGA
- the cutA gene encoding divalent-cation tolerance protein CutA yields MASDEILVFTTIGDRDMAEEQISEMLEEGIIVSGTIFPEVELVYLWEGKITVDTENKILLKAKADKYDAIEAYIMKHHPYIAPEIIRMDVSFGSPAYKAFVADKIKKNS; encoded by the coding sequence ATGGCATCAGATGAAATTTTAGTATTTACCACAATTGGCGACCGCGACATGGCGGAAGAACAAATCTCTGAAATGTTAGAAGAAGGCATCATTGTATCAGGGACCATTTTCCCTGAAGTCGAACTTGTTTACCTTTGGGAAGGCAAAATCACTGTTGATACCGAAAACAAAATCCTACTTAAAGCAAAAGCCGACAAGTATGATGCAATCGAAGCTTATATCATGAAACACCACCCTTACATTGCACCAGAAATCATTCGGATGGATGTGAGTTTTGGTAGCCCCGCCTACAAAGCGTTTGTTGCCGACAAAATCAAAAAAAATAGTTAA
- a CDS encoding DUF4279 domain-containing protein: MELGTQRELKSWAMFAITGIRLRPLEVTEKLGLTPDYYHGGDVKDIENMTIPSHWQLNSKLGPEFSAQDHIWDILKSLGPVRKELKEFTENFDSTIYVSVEFASEFTKGVTLDKRTMLLLGEMGVQLEIIPWELGGTP, from the coding sequence ATGGAATTGGGAACACAAAGAGAACTAAAATCGTGGGCAATGTTTGCCATCACAGGAATAAGGCTACGTCCCTTGGAAGTGACGGAAAAATTAGGCCTAACACCCGACTATTACCATGGTGGGGATGTAAAAGACATCGAAAATATGACAATTCCGAGTCATTGGCAGCTCAATTCAAAGTTAGGGCCTGAGTTCTCTGCCCAAGATCATATTTGGGACATTCTGAAATCTCTTGGACCCGTTCGCAAAGAATTGAAAGAATTCACAGAAAACTTTGATTCGACCATTTACGTCTCTGTCGAGTTTGCCTCTGAATTTACAAAAGGGGTCACTCTCGACAAAAGGACGATGCTTTTGTTAGGCGAAATGGGAGTCCAATTGGAAATTATCCCCTGGGAACTCGGTGGGACTCCCTAA
- the queA gene encoding tRNA preQ1(34) S-adenosylmethionine ribosyltransferase-isomerase QueA → MDFLEEFDFHLPEEQIARFPAENRDESRLLLVDKSENKFWETPHFRDIRNWLRSGDVLVFNETKVSYRRVYLQVQSGRIHESIFLETVEGEENTWTCILKNRAKLRLGENLWPVGFPEFMFRYEGKEEELSVLVSSRQLTDFDFEIFGTIPIPPYLKRKGNEEDKVRYQTIFAKKSGSVAAPTAGLHFTDSLKEDLLQQGLEFVPVNLQVGYGTFRPLTAEQWKTKTLHKEKYEITEETANRLNTAKKEGRRIIAIGTTSLRVLETVFDSQQQKYKVGLGQTDIFLSPGDTIESVQGLITNFHLPKSSLLLLVSAFANSRLVMNSYAYALQNQFRFYSYGDSMFLF, encoded by the coding sequence ATGGATTTTTTAGAAGAATTTGATTTTCACTTACCAGAAGAACAAATTGCTCGTTTTCCCGCTGAAAATAGGGATGAATCGCGCTTACTACTCGTGGATAAATCGGAAAACAAGTTTTGGGAAACACCACATTTCCGAGACATTCGAAATTGGCTACGATCGGGTGATGTCTTAGTTTTTAATGAAACGAAAGTATCTTACCGTAGGGTTTACTTACAAGTCCAATCAGGTCGCATCCACGAATCGATTTTTTTGGAAACAGTAGAAGGTGAAGAGAACACTTGGACCTGTATCTTAAAAAATAGAGCAAAACTCAGATTAGGTGAAAATTTATGGCCAGTGGGATTCCCGGAGTTTATGTTCCGTTACGAAGGGAAAGAAGAGGAATTGTCTGTACTCGTTTCGTCTCGCCAACTTACCGATTTTGATTTTGAAATTTTTGGAACAATTCCAATCCCTCCTTACTTAAAAAGAAAAGGGAATGAAGAAGATAAGGTGCGTTACCAAACCATCTTTGCAAAAAAATCAGGTTCCGTTGCTGCACCAACAGCAGGACTTCATTTTACAGATTCTTTAAAAGAAGATTTACTCCAACAAGGTTTAGAATTTGTACCAGTCAATTTACAAGTTGGTTATGGGACATTTCGTCCCTTAACCGCCGAACAATGGAAAACTAAAACACTTCATAAAGAAAAATATGAAATTACAGAAGAAACGGCAAATCGTTTGAACACTGCAAAAAAAGAAGGTCGAAGGATCATTGCGATCGGAACTACGTCTCTTCGTGTGTTAGAAACTGTATTTGATTCTCAACAACAGAAATATAAGGTAGGTCTGGGTCAAACTGACATATTTTTGTCGCCTGGTGACACGATTGAATCCGTACAAGGACTGATAACAAACTTTCATTTACCAAAATCAAGTTTGTTATTACTAGTGAGTGCCTTCGCTAATAGTCGACTCGTGATGAATTCTTATGCGTATGCATTACAGAACCAGTTTCGTTTTTATTCCTATGGTGACTCGATGTTCTTATTTTAA
- a CDS encoding type II toxin-antitoxin system Phd/YefM family antitoxin: MEYNIHDAKSNLSKLIVQAVEGKEVIISKAGKPLLKLVRIVPDQNKKRNIGIYQGKTKITKDFFEPLPNDQISGFLS; this comes from the coding sequence ATGGAATATAATATTCATGATGCAAAGTCAAATCTTTCTAAACTCATTGTCCAGGCAGTAGAAGGTAAAGAAGTGATTATCTCCAAAGCGGGAAAACCATTGTTAAAGCTCGTGCGAATTGTTCCTGATCAAAATAAAAAAAGAAACATAGGGATCTACCAAGGGAAAACAAAAATCACAAAAGATTTTTTCGAACCACTGCCAAACGATCAAATCTCTGGATTTTTATCTTGA